One Misgurnus anguillicaudatus chromosome 22, ASM2758022v2, whole genome shotgun sequence DNA segment encodes these proteins:
- the mtmr4 gene encoding phosphatidylinositol-3,5-bisphosphate 3-phosphatase MTMR4 isoform X2 — MSRAGRVSCYMLNCFGEEGPPSLEYIQARDLFPQKELVKEDDTLQVPFPVLQGEWVEFLGRADDGIIIAISNYRLHIKFKDSIINVPLRLIESVESREMFQLHIICKDLKVVRCHFSTFKQCEEWLKRLNRAIAHPARLEDLFALAYHAWCLGGNTDDEDQHLHLCRPGEHVRNRVEMEIKRMDFDMQNAWRVSDINANYKLCSSYPQKLLVPVWITDKELESVGSFRSWKRIPVVVYRHQRNGAVIARCSQPEISWWGWRNTEDEYLVTSIAKACQLDPGPRVCRTRGDGPDSDSDFDSSLTGCPGSDANAPAQKLLILDARSYTAAVANRAKGGGCECEEYYPNCEVMFMGMANIHSIRNSFQSLKAVCSQIPDPGNWLSALESTRWLQHLSVMLKAATLVCSAVEREGRPVLVHCSDGWDRTPQIVALAKVLLDPYYRTIEGFQVLVETEWLDYGHKFADRCGHQEKGDDVSEQCPVFLQWLDCVHQLLKQFPCLFEFNEAFLVKLVQHTYSCLYGTFLCNNSKERDARNVYKRTCSVWSLLRTGNKNFQNFLYIPCHDMILQPVCHTRALQLWTAVYLPTSSPCTAAEDAMENYLSPSAQGEEFTSRSLDRVPKTRSMDNLVSACENVTLTRTSSDPNLNKHCQEGRSTLESSQPMSIQCAGSSGTPEDVPVAGLLNDDQELEISSSASHEDNVRAEPCLTTQPLPSMPHPLSLDQHPSLTVLDQPSLPISPLPQEVQVRPAEVTSCTSTTPDPPPVSNGFAHLKDNGPFVNSESSTVFERLPVENSEETVEEEYAVPPVSKALSVESQSRIAAKMTEAMRNGELIPVKDRVPAEYARAARRFISQSQLNDLSLLGSQWDSVQGLVQSACGGAIQNGSYHGRRLANKLLRAHGASSNGGPCCRRDPLCTPGSPVQSGWFSSVKNTSYAALCSSAASSLAMGPSFRQLCSPTPGGSPGLFQTPGYVDDDGLPVAVDAVQQRLRQIEASYKQEVEVLRRQVKQLQLKLESKQFCSPPSEPDVDYEDDITCLRESDGSDEEDSLSNHSEDRLSEGSWDRVERKDTEVTRWVPDHMASHCFNCDCEFWIAKRRHHCRNCGNVFCKDCCHLRLPIPDQQLYDPVLVCNTCYDLLLASRTRELCSQQLKKPIATASS, encoded by the exons gGTGAGGAGGGACCTCCCAGTCTGGAATATATCCAGGCCAGGGACCTGTTTCCCCAAAAAGAGCTTGTTAAAGAGGATGACACCCTACAG GTACCGTTTCCTGTGCTGCAAGGCGAGTGGGTGGAGTTCCTGGGTCGTGCGGACGATGGCATCATCATCGCCATCTCCAACTACAGACTTCACATTAAGTTCAAAGACTCCATCATCAAC GTTCCTCTGAGGCTGATTGAGAGCGTGGAGAGCAGAGAGATGTTTCAACTTCACATCATCTGCAAAGACTTGAAAGTAGTGAG GTGTCATTTCTCAACATTTAAGCAGTGTGAGGAGTGGCTGAAGAGATTGAACAGGGCTATAGCACATCCCGCCCGTCTGGAGGATCTGTTCGCGCTGGCGTATCACGCCTGGTGTTTGGGAGGCAACACAGACGATGAAGACCAGCATCTGCACCTGTGCAGACCAG GTGAGCATGTGAGAAACAGGGTGGAGATGGAGATAAAGCGGATGGACTTTGACATGCAGAATGCCTGGAGGGTGTCTGATATCAACGCCAACTATAA GTTGTGTTCGAGTTATCCTCAAAAACTACTGGTGCCTGTTTGGATCACAGATAAAGAGCTTGAGAGTGTGGGTTCCTTCAGGTCCTGGAAGAGAATTCCTGTGGTGGTCTACAG GCACCAGCGTAATGGAGCGGTGATCGCCCGCTGCAGTCAGCCTGAGATCAGTTGGTGGGGTTGGAGAAACACTGAGGATGAGTATTTAGTGACGTCTATAGCAAAGGCCTGTCAGCTGGACCCTGGACCACGAGTCTGTAGAACCAGAGGAGACGGACCAGACTCTGATAGTGACTTCG ACTCTTCTCTGACGGGTTGTCCTGGCTCAGACGCCAACGCTCCGGCCCAGAAGCTTCTGATTCTCGACGCCCGTTCTTACACCGCTGCTGTGGCAAACCGGGCCAAGGGCGGAGGCTGTGAATGTGAAG AGTACTATCCGAACTGTGAGGTGATGTTTATGGGCATGGCCAACATTCACTCCATCAGAAACAGTTTTCAGTCACTCAAAGCTGTTTGCAGTCAAATCCCAGACCCTGGAAA CTGGCTCTCTGCTTTGGAAAGCACCCGTTGGCTCCAGCACCTGTCCGTCATGCTGAAAGCAGCCACTCTGGTTTGTTCTGCGGTGGAGAGGGAGGGACGACCGGTGTTGGTTCACTGTTCTGATGGTTGGGATCGAACCCCGCAGATCGTGGCGCTTGCGAAGGTTCTCCTGGATCCTTACTATAGGACCATAGAG GGTTTTCAGGTGCTGGTGGAGACGGAGTGGCTGGATTATGGTCATAAGTTTGCCGATCGTTGTGGTCATCAGGAGAAGGGTGATGATGTTAGTGAACAGTGTCCTGTGTTCCTGCAGTGGCTGGATTGTGTACATCAGCTATTGAAGCAGTTTCCCTGCCTGTTTGAATTCAATGAAGCCTTTCTG GTGAAGTTGGTTCAGCACACATACTCGTGTCTATACGGCACTTTCCTGTGCAATAACTCAAAAGAGCGTGACGCTCGCAACGTTTATAAACGCACATGCTCCGTCTGGTCTCTTCTCCGCACCGGAAACAAAAACTTCCAGAACTTTCTCTACATCCCCTGCCATGATATG ATCTTGCAGCCGGTGTGTCACACGCGAGCTCTGCAGTTATGGACGGCCGTTTATCTGCCGACTTCATCTCCTTGTACAGCGGCTGAAGATGCCATGGAGAACTACCTGAGTCCTTCTGCACAGGGCGAAGAGTTCACCTCACGATCTCTGGACAG AGTCCCCAAGACACGCTCGATGGACAACTTGGTGTCCGCTTGCGAAAATGTGACGCTCACCCGCACCTCAAGTGACCCCAATCTCAACAAACACTGCCAGGAGGGACGCTCGACTCTGGAGTCCAGCCAGCCGATGTCCATCCAGTGTGCCGGTTCGTCAGGAACCCCAGAGGACGTCCCAGTCGCTGGATTGTTAAATGATGACCAGGAGTTGGAAATCAGTTCTTCGGCATCTCATGAGGACAATGTGAGGGCGGAGCCTTGTCTGACAACCCAGCCCCTGCCATCTATGCCCCACCCTTTATCTTTAGATCAGCACCCATCCCTTACTGTTTTAGATCAACCTTCACTTCCAATCTCACCCTTGCCTCAGGAAGTGCAAGTCAGGCCTGCTGAGGTCACTTCCTGTACGTCCACTACaccagatccacctcccgtcaGTAACGGTTTTGCACACCTGAAGGACAACGGTCCGTTTGTAAACTCCGAGTCATCCACGGTGTTTGAACGTTTACCGGTGGAAAATTCAGAGGAAACCGTGGAGGAGGAATACGCCGTCCCTCCCGTTTCTAAAGCTTTGTCTGTGGAGTCACAGAGCCGCATTGCAGCAAAGATGACCGAGGCTATGCGAAACGGCGAACTGATCCCCGTCAAAGATCGAGTGCCGGCCGAATACGCCAGAGCGGCGCGACGCTTCATCTCACAAAGCCAGCTGAACGATCTTTCCCTGCTGGGCTCCCAGTGGGACAGCGTCCAAGGTCTCGTCCAATCGGCTTGCGGAGGCGCCATACAGAATGGGAGCTATCACGGACGCCGCTTGGCAAACAAGCTCCTCCGCGCCCACGGCGCAAGCTCCAACGGAGGACCGTGTTGCCGGCGGGACCCTTTGTGCACTCCCGGAAGTCCGGTTCAGTCTGGCTGGTTCTCCTCTGTGAAAAACACAAGCTATGCCGCTCTCTGTTCGTCCGCCGCCTCTTCGTTGGCAATGGGACCGTCTTTCCGGCAACTTTGTTCTCCAACCCCGGGTGGCTCTCCGGGTCTGTTTCAGACGCCCGGGTACGTCGATGACGATGGTTTGCCGGTGGCCGTGGACGCCGTACAGCAGCGCCTGCGTCAGATTGAAGCCAGTTATAAACAAGAAGTGGAGGTTTTGAGACGGCAGGTGAAACAGCTTCAGCTGAAATTGGAGAGCAAACAGTTCTGCTCGCCGCCCTCAGAGCCAGACGTCGACTACGAAGATGATATT ACGTGTCTGAGGGAATCTGATGGCAGCGATGAAGAAGACTctctgtccaatcacagtgaagaTCGTTTGAGTGAGGGCAGCTGGGATCGTGTGGAGAGGAAGGACACAGAG GTCACTAGATGGGTTCCTGATCACATGGCTTCACACTGTTTTAACTGTGACTGTGAGTTCTGGATCGCCAAAAGACGCCATCATTGCAG GAACTGTGGTAATGTGTTTTGTAAAGACTGCTGTCATCTGAGGCTGCCCATTCCAGACCAGCAGCTGTACGACCCGGTTCTGGTCTGCAACACCTGTTACGACCTTCTGCTGGCGTCACGTACGCGAGAGCTGTGCTCGCAGCAGCTCAAGAAGCCCATCGCCACAGCTTCCAGCTGA
- the mtmr4 gene encoding phosphatidylinositol-3,5-bisphosphate 3-phosphatase MTMR4 isoform X3: protein MGEEGPPSLEYIQARDLFPQKELVKEDDTLQVPFPVLQGEWVEFLGRADDGIIIAISNYRLHIKFKDSIINMYPGVDDEISVPLRLIESVESREMFQLHIICKDLKVVRCHFSTFKQCEEWLKRLNRAIAHPARLEDLFALAYHAWCLGGNTDDEDQHLHLCRPGEHVRNRVEMEIKRMDFDMQNAWRVSDINANYKLCSSYPQKLLVPVWITDKELESVGSFRSWKRIPVVVYRHQRNGAVIARCSQPEISWWGWRNTEDEYLVTSIAKACQLDPGPRVCRTRGDGPDSDSDFDSSLTGCPGSDANAPAQKLLILDARSYTAAVANRAKGGGCECEEYYPNCEVMFMGMANIHSIRNSFQSLKAVCSQIPDPGNWLSALESTRWLQHLSVMLKAATLVCSAVEREGRPVLVHCSDGWDRTPQIVALAKVLLDPYYRTIEGFQVLVETEWLDYGHKFADRCGHQEKGDDVSEQCPVFLQWLDCVHQLLKQFPCLFEFNEAFLVKLVQHTYSCLYGTFLCNNSKERDARNVYKRTCSVWSLLRTGNKNFQNFLYIPCHDMILQPVCHTRALQLWTAVYLPTSSPCTAAEDAMENYLSPSAQGEEFTSRSLDRVPKTRSMDNLVSACENVTLTRTSSDPNLNKHCQEGRSTLESSQPMSIQCAGSSGTPEDVPVAGLLNDDQELEISSSASHEDNVRAEPCLTTQPLPSMPHPLSLDQHPSLTVLDQPSLPISPLPQEVQVRPAEVTSCTSTTPDPPPVSNGFAHLKDNGPFVNSESSTVFERLPVENSEETVEEEYAVPPVSKALSVESQSRIAAKMTEAMRNGELIPVKDRVPAEYARAARRFISQSQLNDLSLLGSQWDSVQGLVQSACGGAIQNGSYHGRRLANKLLRAHGASSNGGPCCRRDPLCTPGSPVQSGWFSSVKNTSYAALCSSAASSLAMGPSFRQLCSPTPGGSPGLFQTPGYVDDDGLPVAVDAVQQRLRQIEASYKQEVEVLRRQVKQLQLKLESKQFCSPPSEPDVDYEDDITCLRESDGSDEEDSLSNHSEDRLSEGSWDRVERKDTEVTRWVPDHMASHCFNCDCEFWIAKRRHHCRNCGNVFCKDCCHLRLPIPDQQLYDPVLVCNTCYDLLLASRTRELCSQQLKKPIATASS from the exons gGTGAGGAGGGACCTCCCAGTCTGGAATATATCCAGGCCAGGGACCTGTTTCCCCAAAAAGAGCTTGTTAAAGAGGATGACACCCTACAG GTACCGTTTCCTGTGCTGCAAGGCGAGTGGGTGGAGTTCCTGGGTCGTGCGGACGATGGCATCATCATCGCCATCTCCAACTACAGACTTCACATTAAGTTCAAAGACTCCATCATCAAC ATGTATCCGGGTGTGGACGATGAGATATCT GTTCCTCTGAGGCTGATTGAGAGCGTGGAGAGCAGAGAGATGTTTCAACTTCACATCATCTGCAAAGACTTGAAAGTAGTGAG GTGTCATTTCTCAACATTTAAGCAGTGTGAGGAGTGGCTGAAGAGATTGAACAGGGCTATAGCACATCCCGCCCGTCTGGAGGATCTGTTCGCGCTGGCGTATCACGCCTGGTGTTTGGGAGGCAACACAGACGATGAAGACCAGCATCTGCACCTGTGCAGACCAG GTGAGCATGTGAGAAACAGGGTGGAGATGGAGATAAAGCGGATGGACTTTGACATGCAGAATGCCTGGAGGGTGTCTGATATCAACGCCAACTATAA GTTGTGTTCGAGTTATCCTCAAAAACTACTGGTGCCTGTTTGGATCACAGATAAAGAGCTTGAGAGTGTGGGTTCCTTCAGGTCCTGGAAGAGAATTCCTGTGGTGGTCTACAG GCACCAGCGTAATGGAGCGGTGATCGCCCGCTGCAGTCAGCCTGAGATCAGTTGGTGGGGTTGGAGAAACACTGAGGATGAGTATTTAGTGACGTCTATAGCAAAGGCCTGTCAGCTGGACCCTGGACCACGAGTCTGTAGAACCAGAGGAGACGGACCAGACTCTGATAGTGACTTCG ACTCTTCTCTGACGGGTTGTCCTGGCTCAGACGCCAACGCTCCGGCCCAGAAGCTTCTGATTCTCGACGCCCGTTCTTACACCGCTGCTGTGGCAAACCGGGCCAAGGGCGGAGGCTGTGAATGTGAAG AGTACTATCCGAACTGTGAGGTGATGTTTATGGGCATGGCCAACATTCACTCCATCAGAAACAGTTTTCAGTCACTCAAAGCTGTTTGCAGTCAAATCCCAGACCCTGGAAA CTGGCTCTCTGCTTTGGAAAGCACCCGTTGGCTCCAGCACCTGTCCGTCATGCTGAAAGCAGCCACTCTGGTTTGTTCTGCGGTGGAGAGGGAGGGACGACCGGTGTTGGTTCACTGTTCTGATGGTTGGGATCGAACCCCGCAGATCGTGGCGCTTGCGAAGGTTCTCCTGGATCCTTACTATAGGACCATAGAG GGTTTTCAGGTGCTGGTGGAGACGGAGTGGCTGGATTATGGTCATAAGTTTGCCGATCGTTGTGGTCATCAGGAGAAGGGTGATGATGTTAGTGAACAGTGTCCTGTGTTCCTGCAGTGGCTGGATTGTGTACATCAGCTATTGAAGCAGTTTCCCTGCCTGTTTGAATTCAATGAAGCCTTTCTG GTGAAGTTGGTTCAGCACACATACTCGTGTCTATACGGCACTTTCCTGTGCAATAACTCAAAAGAGCGTGACGCTCGCAACGTTTATAAACGCACATGCTCCGTCTGGTCTCTTCTCCGCACCGGAAACAAAAACTTCCAGAACTTTCTCTACATCCCCTGCCATGATATG ATCTTGCAGCCGGTGTGTCACACGCGAGCTCTGCAGTTATGGACGGCCGTTTATCTGCCGACTTCATCTCCTTGTACAGCGGCTGAAGATGCCATGGAGAACTACCTGAGTCCTTCTGCACAGGGCGAAGAGTTCACCTCACGATCTCTGGACAG AGTCCCCAAGACACGCTCGATGGACAACTTGGTGTCCGCTTGCGAAAATGTGACGCTCACCCGCACCTCAAGTGACCCCAATCTCAACAAACACTGCCAGGAGGGACGCTCGACTCTGGAGTCCAGCCAGCCGATGTCCATCCAGTGTGCCGGTTCGTCAGGAACCCCAGAGGACGTCCCAGTCGCTGGATTGTTAAATGATGACCAGGAGTTGGAAATCAGTTCTTCGGCATCTCATGAGGACAATGTGAGGGCGGAGCCTTGTCTGACAACCCAGCCCCTGCCATCTATGCCCCACCCTTTATCTTTAGATCAGCACCCATCCCTTACTGTTTTAGATCAACCTTCACTTCCAATCTCACCCTTGCCTCAGGAAGTGCAAGTCAGGCCTGCTGAGGTCACTTCCTGTACGTCCACTACaccagatccacctcccgtcaGTAACGGTTTTGCACACCTGAAGGACAACGGTCCGTTTGTAAACTCCGAGTCATCCACGGTGTTTGAACGTTTACCGGTGGAAAATTCAGAGGAAACCGTGGAGGAGGAATACGCCGTCCCTCCCGTTTCTAAAGCTTTGTCTGTGGAGTCACAGAGCCGCATTGCAGCAAAGATGACCGAGGCTATGCGAAACGGCGAACTGATCCCCGTCAAAGATCGAGTGCCGGCCGAATACGCCAGAGCGGCGCGACGCTTCATCTCACAAAGCCAGCTGAACGATCTTTCCCTGCTGGGCTCCCAGTGGGACAGCGTCCAAGGTCTCGTCCAATCGGCTTGCGGAGGCGCCATACAGAATGGGAGCTATCACGGACGCCGCTTGGCAAACAAGCTCCTCCGCGCCCACGGCGCAAGCTCCAACGGAGGACCGTGTTGCCGGCGGGACCCTTTGTGCACTCCCGGAAGTCCGGTTCAGTCTGGCTGGTTCTCCTCTGTGAAAAACACAAGCTATGCCGCTCTCTGTTCGTCCGCCGCCTCTTCGTTGGCAATGGGACCGTCTTTCCGGCAACTTTGTTCTCCAACCCCGGGTGGCTCTCCGGGTCTGTTTCAGACGCCCGGGTACGTCGATGACGATGGTTTGCCGGTGGCCGTGGACGCCGTACAGCAGCGCCTGCGTCAGATTGAAGCCAGTTATAAACAAGAAGTGGAGGTTTTGAGACGGCAGGTGAAACAGCTTCAGCTGAAATTGGAGAGCAAACAGTTCTGCTCGCCGCCCTCAGAGCCAGACGTCGACTACGAAGATGATATT ACGTGTCTGAGGGAATCTGATGGCAGCGATGAAGAAGACTctctgtccaatcacagtgaagaTCGTTTGAGTGAGGGCAGCTGGGATCGTGTGGAGAGGAAGGACACAGAG GTCACTAGATGGGTTCCTGATCACATGGCTTCACACTGTTTTAACTGTGACTGTGAGTTCTGGATCGCCAAAAGACGCCATCATTGCAG GAACTGTGGTAATGTGTTTTGTAAAGACTGCTGTCATCTGAGGCTGCCCATTCCAGACCAGCAGCTGTACGACCCGGTTCTGGTCTGCAACACCTGTTACGACCTTCTGCTGGCGTCACGTACGCGAGAGCTGTGCTCGCAGCAGCTCAAGAAGCCCATCGCCACAGCTTCCAGCTGA
- the mtmr4 gene encoding phosphatidylinositol-3,5-bisphosphate 3-phosphatase MTMR4 isoform X1 — protein sequence MSRAGRVSCYMLNCFGEEGPPSLEYIQARDLFPQKELVKEDDTLQVPFPVLQGEWVEFLGRADDGIIIAISNYRLHIKFKDSIINMYPGVDDEISVPLRLIESVESREMFQLHIICKDLKVVRCHFSTFKQCEEWLKRLNRAIAHPARLEDLFALAYHAWCLGGNTDDEDQHLHLCRPGEHVRNRVEMEIKRMDFDMQNAWRVSDINANYKLCSSYPQKLLVPVWITDKELESVGSFRSWKRIPVVVYRHQRNGAVIARCSQPEISWWGWRNTEDEYLVTSIAKACQLDPGPRVCRTRGDGPDSDSDFDSSLTGCPGSDANAPAQKLLILDARSYTAAVANRAKGGGCECEEYYPNCEVMFMGMANIHSIRNSFQSLKAVCSQIPDPGNWLSALESTRWLQHLSVMLKAATLVCSAVEREGRPVLVHCSDGWDRTPQIVALAKVLLDPYYRTIEGFQVLVETEWLDYGHKFADRCGHQEKGDDVSEQCPVFLQWLDCVHQLLKQFPCLFEFNEAFLVKLVQHTYSCLYGTFLCNNSKERDARNVYKRTCSVWSLLRTGNKNFQNFLYIPCHDMILQPVCHTRALQLWTAVYLPTSSPCTAAEDAMENYLSPSAQGEEFTSRSLDRVPKTRSMDNLVSACENVTLTRTSSDPNLNKHCQEGRSTLESSQPMSIQCAGSSGTPEDVPVAGLLNDDQELEISSSASHEDNVRAEPCLTTQPLPSMPHPLSLDQHPSLTVLDQPSLPISPLPQEVQVRPAEVTSCTSTTPDPPPVSNGFAHLKDNGPFVNSESSTVFERLPVENSEETVEEEYAVPPVSKALSVESQSRIAAKMTEAMRNGELIPVKDRVPAEYARAARRFISQSQLNDLSLLGSQWDSVQGLVQSACGGAIQNGSYHGRRLANKLLRAHGASSNGGPCCRRDPLCTPGSPVQSGWFSSVKNTSYAALCSSAASSLAMGPSFRQLCSPTPGGSPGLFQTPGYVDDDGLPVAVDAVQQRLRQIEASYKQEVEVLRRQVKQLQLKLESKQFCSPPSEPDVDYEDDITCLRESDGSDEEDSLSNHSEDRLSEGSWDRVERKDTEVTRWVPDHMASHCFNCDCEFWIAKRRHHCRNCGNVFCKDCCHLRLPIPDQQLYDPVLVCNTCYDLLLASRTRELCSQQLKKPIATASS from the exons gGTGAGGAGGGACCTCCCAGTCTGGAATATATCCAGGCCAGGGACCTGTTTCCCCAAAAAGAGCTTGTTAAAGAGGATGACACCCTACAG GTACCGTTTCCTGTGCTGCAAGGCGAGTGGGTGGAGTTCCTGGGTCGTGCGGACGATGGCATCATCATCGCCATCTCCAACTACAGACTTCACATTAAGTTCAAAGACTCCATCATCAAC ATGTATCCGGGTGTGGACGATGAGATATCT GTTCCTCTGAGGCTGATTGAGAGCGTGGAGAGCAGAGAGATGTTTCAACTTCACATCATCTGCAAAGACTTGAAAGTAGTGAG GTGTCATTTCTCAACATTTAAGCAGTGTGAGGAGTGGCTGAAGAGATTGAACAGGGCTATAGCACATCCCGCCCGTCTGGAGGATCTGTTCGCGCTGGCGTATCACGCCTGGTGTTTGGGAGGCAACACAGACGATGAAGACCAGCATCTGCACCTGTGCAGACCAG GTGAGCATGTGAGAAACAGGGTGGAGATGGAGATAAAGCGGATGGACTTTGACATGCAGAATGCCTGGAGGGTGTCTGATATCAACGCCAACTATAA GTTGTGTTCGAGTTATCCTCAAAAACTACTGGTGCCTGTTTGGATCACAGATAAAGAGCTTGAGAGTGTGGGTTCCTTCAGGTCCTGGAAGAGAATTCCTGTGGTGGTCTACAG GCACCAGCGTAATGGAGCGGTGATCGCCCGCTGCAGTCAGCCTGAGATCAGTTGGTGGGGTTGGAGAAACACTGAGGATGAGTATTTAGTGACGTCTATAGCAAAGGCCTGTCAGCTGGACCCTGGACCACGAGTCTGTAGAACCAGAGGAGACGGACCAGACTCTGATAGTGACTTCG ACTCTTCTCTGACGGGTTGTCCTGGCTCAGACGCCAACGCTCCGGCCCAGAAGCTTCTGATTCTCGACGCCCGTTCTTACACCGCTGCTGTGGCAAACCGGGCCAAGGGCGGAGGCTGTGAATGTGAAG AGTACTATCCGAACTGTGAGGTGATGTTTATGGGCATGGCCAACATTCACTCCATCAGAAACAGTTTTCAGTCACTCAAAGCTGTTTGCAGTCAAATCCCAGACCCTGGAAA CTGGCTCTCTGCTTTGGAAAGCACCCGTTGGCTCCAGCACCTGTCCGTCATGCTGAAAGCAGCCACTCTGGTTTGTTCTGCGGTGGAGAGGGAGGGACGACCGGTGTTGGTTCACTGTTCTGATGGTTGGGATCGAACCCCGCAGATCGTGGCGCTTGCGAAGGTTCTCCTGGATCCTTACTATAGGACCATAGAG GGTTTTCAGGTGCTGGTGGAGACGGAGTGGCTGGATTATGGTCATAAGTTTGCCGATCGTTGTGGTCATCAGGAGAAGGGTGATGATGTTAGTGAACAGTGTCCTGTGTTCCTGCAGTGGCTGGATTGTGTACATCAGCTATTGAAGCAGTTTCCCTGCCTGTTTGAATTCAATGAAGCCTTTCTG GTGAAGTTGGTTCAGCACACATACTCGTGTCTATACGGCACTTTCCTGTGCAATAACTCAAAAGAGCGTGACGCTCGCAACGTTTATAAACGCACATGCTCCGTCTGGTCTCTTCTCCGCACCGGAAACAAAAACTTCCAGAACTTTCTCTACATCCCCTGCCATGATATG ATCTTGCAGCCGGTGTGTCACACGCGAGCTCTGCAGTTATGGACGGCCGTTTATCTGCCGACTTCATCTCCTTGTACAGCGGCTGAAGATGCCATGGAGAACTACCTGAGTCCTTCTGCACAGGGCGAAGAGTTCACCTCACGATCTCTGGACAG AGTCCCCAAGACACGCTCGATGGACAACTTGGTGTCCGCTTGCGAAAATGTGACGCTCACCCGCACCTCAAGTGACCCCAATCTCAACAAACACTGCCAGGAGGGACGCTCGACTCTGGAGTCCAGCCAGCCGATGTCCATCCAGTGTGCCGGTTCGTCAGGAACCCCAGAGGACGTCCCAGTCGCTGGATTGTTAAATGATGACCAGGAGTTGGAAATCAGTTCTTCGGCATCTCATGAGGACAATGTGAGGGCGGAGCCTTGTCTGACAACCCAGCCCCTGCCATCTATGCCCCACCCTTTATCTTTAGATCAGCACCCATCCCTTACTGTTTTAGATCAACCTTCACTTCCAATCTCACCCTTGCCTCAGGAAGTGCAAGTCAGGCCTGCTGAGGTCACTTCCTGTACGTCCACTACaccagatccacctcccgtcaGTAACGGTTTTGCACACCTGAAGGACAACGGTCCGTTTGTAAACTCCGAGTCATCCACGGTGTTTGAACGTTTACCGGTGGAAAATTCAGAGGAAACCGTGGAGGAGGAATACGCCGTCCCTCCCGTTTCTAAAGCTTTGTCTGTGGAGTCACAGAGCCGCATTGCAGCAAAGATGACCGAGGCTATGCGAAACGGCGAACTGATCCCCGTCAAAGATCGAGTGCCGGCCGAATACGCCAGAGCGGCGCGACGCTTCATCTCACAAAGCCAGCTGAACGATCTTTCCCTGCTGGGCTCCCAGTGGGACAGCGTCCAAGGTCTCGTCCAATCGGCTTGCGGAGGCGCCATACAGAATGGGAGCTATCACGGACGCCGCTTGGCAAACAAGCTCCTCCGCGCCCACGGCGCAAGCTCCAACGGAGGACCGTGTTGCCGGCGGGACCCTTTGTGCACTCCCGGAAGTCCGGTTCAGTCTGGCTGGTTCTCCTCTGTGAAAAACACAAGCTATGCCGCTCTCTGTTCGTCCGCCGCCTCTTCGTTGGCAATGGGACCGTCTTTCCGGCAACTTTGTTCTCCAACCCCGGGTGGCTCTCCGGGTCTGTTTCAGACGCCCGGGTACGTCGATGACGATGGTTTGCCGGTGGCCGTGGACGCCGTACAGCAGCGCCTGCGTCAGATTGAAGCCAGTTATAAACAAGAAGTGGAGGTTTTGAGACGGCAGGTGAAACAGCTTCAGCTGAAATTGGAGAGCAAACAGTTCTGCTCGCCGCCCTCAGAGCCAGACGTCGACTACGAAGATGATATT ACGTGTCTGAGGGAATCTGATGGCAGCGATGAAGAAGACTctctgtccaatcacagtgaagaTCGTTTGAGTGAGGGCAGCTGGGATCGTGTGGAGAGGAAGGACACAGAG GTCACTAGATGGGTTCCTGATCACATGGCTTCACACTGTTTTAACTGTGACTGTGAGTTCTGGATCGCCAAAAGACGCCATCATTGCAG GAACTGTGGTAATGTGTTTTGTAAAGACTGCTGTCATCTGAGGCTGCCCATTCCAGACCAGCAGCTGTACGACCCGGTTCTGGTCTGCAACACCTGTTACGACCTTCTGCTGGCGTCACGTACGCGAGAGCTGTGCTCGCAGCAGCTCAAGAAGCCCATCGCCACAGCTTCCAGCTGA